The Vanessa atalanta chromosome 12, ilVanAtal1.2, whole genome shotgun sequence nucleotide sequence TAAAAATCTTGTAAATAGTAGtactatgtttattaaattaaatatttgaacacatcaacaaatttataacaaaaaaaccaGCCTGAAGCCTtcataagattaattttaatatttgttatactttaaaaatttatatgcaaCAGATAAAAGGTTATAATTTACTCTTTTGCATGAATCTTTCCTCATGGAGAACGCAGACGGCATTTAAGCACAGCAAAGAAGCTTCAAATAGGTTCCACAATGTAAgcattttaatagtatataattaattgatcatATAATTATCAAACTTTGATGTAAATAAGAATTAAGTAGAGACAATTGTTTTGACTTTTGACAGCAATTTAAGTATGACAAGACACGAATTTCTGTAAAGTTGTCTTTTATCGGATACTTGTCAGAatctaaaataatgttttaatattttttatagttattattttattttgtccttttaaaaaaatcccattacatatattttgtccTTATAAAAAATTTTCATACGCAGGAATATACTATACAAAAATTCTATTTCAAAAGTCATCTATTGGCAAAAGCTAAAACTGTATGAGAAAAAACTTTTGCTATTATCTaaatggaaaaattaaaaaaaagaaagtcatagatttttttttgttattttagctttcaaatatattatgaattctcccttaatctttttttgttttctaaacAAAGGTAGTGATTGTAAACTCTTGTTATTTACTTAggttaactttatatattttcctaACCTAGTAAGTACTaacactattaatttttttaatgatatataatatttgttgtagCTACGTTAATGGTACTATGTTATCTTTATAGTGATATAGGGTAATAGGGcattttacaatgtatttacAGAAGTGACtgctttttactaaaaaaaaaaatggattcaCAAACTAGGGATATTTGTGAACATCAATCTGTATCAAACGACGCAGCTTTGTTACAACTTAAAGATAATTCTGtggataatataaaagataaatcaaaCGAATTAGAACCAATAACATCTTCAAGTACAAATGAAATCTTAAGTAATCCTGAAAATACTCAAAACAGTAATCTTAACACGACAATAGACCCAGAGCCATATAAAAACTGTcacttaaaattatatgcaGAAGATAAAGGTCCCAAATGGTACCCTGTCAGAGGTAAAATAGTTACACCACCAGTTATCACTAAGAATCTGCCAGAAGCATTTAAGTTTATGCCTATATTTGGAGCACCTAAAAGTAGGCTTGAATTGCAAGATTTTCAGAATGCTAAAGTTAGAGAATATGTGGGATGTGATTTAGGTGATGAAGAATTTAACAAACTTGCATCTTACTGCaggtaacaaatatatttgtaacaatttttttttttgtttaaatggaATGTAGATGTGTAAATAATGCCACCCGACACTAAGGTATATTTACAATGTAAACTgctaaaatatttgcaatttaacTTACACTAATATTAATGTGCCACAAAACATGGGAACAGGCATATTATGTTCTTTTTGCATGTAATTAAACTGGGTTATTGACCATTTAAACCAGTATAAAACCATACAAAATGATGTCATTTGATTTGAACTGATATTTGAGCGATTTAATTGTAGAAaaattgaataacaaaataattcaaaataatttaaaaaaacattattacaatttatgatattaaatattttttatcatgtagGAATTTTTGTTTTGCCatttacaagaatatttttattttagtcctATGCATTTAAAAACTGGAGCTGAATTAGTAATGCCAACCACTTATCCCACACAAGGCCCATTACCAGATAAAAATGTGGATAATCTAGATTTAGATGGAGCAGGTGAAAATCTTTGTATTGTGAAGAAGTTGAAACTTAGAATCGAAAAAGATGTAAATAACCACTATACAAGAAAGCTTAAGTACAGAGGTGTGCGAGTTATACCACCATCGCtggtaaaatacattttgttgttTGTAAAAGACTTTTCAATGAATAATCTgacattttattgtttgtagttcctaaagaaattactaatattgtaaaatattaaatcacataTGCAATGACATGTTTATATTGCCATAGTCAACATTCATGAAAATTGTatcattgttaaaaatttaaattaaaagaaaaactatttttttttcaaagatcaTATGTAGCTCATACTTTTTTAGCTAAAAGctctcatttttttaaaattctgaTAAATTGGCTATCAATTgggtataattttgttttgtaggATGATGACTACAAAATTCCTCTAACACCTTTGGAGCCCGGTAAAGACCTAGTATTTCATATAAGGGTATATCGGCCCTTCTACTGCAATGGAAGATATAGAAATGTAAGTTTTACaaggctttttattttatgaaaattattgaaatgttatattacCATATAATGTTTTTGCATCTCTGACAGTTTTAgtgaactttataaaaatagtgtaataaaatcataaaaataatcaatgttaACATTGAAttgtaacagcctgtaaatgccactgctgggctcagGCATACTTTGGGGGtccataatataaattataagttaacatatgaatattcagtggtcaCTTTTAACTACTTGGTCCTTTTGACTCAACCATTATCATGTGCAATATTTATTGCGTATCaccttttaattttagattggCTATTTTACCTAAAGGCCTCGAGAGATCGATTTAGCACATTATTTTGTGTATGCAATGATAACAAATACTCCCGTCATGTCGGTTCTTAAGGGTTAAGATTGagaaatgtattcaaattaatatggaATTACCGTTTCAGAACACCCGCCATTCGATATTCAGTAACGAGTTAGTGCTGTTGGGCAGACACAAGCTGTCGGTGTTGCGCGACCACATCGTGTGCGCCAACGACGTGGGCATGCGAGTGGACGTCTCCGAGAACCCGGACGATCTGCCCACCACATCCGCCAAGGTTACACTATAAACTATTTCACTCCCCATTTTTATgggatttaaaaataacccgaaaattataaaagtgcgatataatttctcattaatttcaatttatttttagggtcattaatcataatatataaatattaaaaaaaatgcagtaCAAAAGTTTAGCCTCTTATGAATATAATCTTTTGAAAATatcctaaataaacattactaatacttgataaattatttgttaaaagtgcatattttcaaaaatgttttaattaaaacttttggaCGGTActttttgtttaagtaactgATAAATActttgcttaaaatcactttaAAAAGTCTCGCGATAACGGCTAATCCGGTACAAGCGCtcttaaatctataaaatttaattctcacAAGAGTAACGGACGTAATACttatatcatttcttattagttcagatgtttttgtatattctacaataatataaatatattgtatattgcaGGAAGTGTTCCCGTCTGGTTTCCTgttcataaataatgtattcTATGTGGACACGCGCAAGGGATGCGTCGACTACTCAAAGCCCATTCGCGAATGGGCCGCCAAGAGGGGCTTAGGAGAATTTCCCCACAAAGACATGACCGAAGTGACGTTAGACCAAATCGTCATTAGACTCGGCCATCCAGATGTAAGGAGTAGTgagaaatataatgttattgataTTTAGTTTCAGACAAATGAGTGAAATGAGGTACAGCGTCATGTAACTTTTCCGTTGtgagaaaaatgttttaatcattttatttaccgATAGACTTTGCGGAGACTCcccataaacattttttagttTTGGCTATAAATTTGACGTGCTATCATTGTTTATCAAAAGCAAAGACACGAATAGACGTTTtggtattgatattaattttgacCATTGTTCTGTCGATTGATGCCTGCTTCAAAGCGGCAAATATATATGACGCCAATTTTGATGTTtgagagataaaaaaaaagattaacatggatatatttttaagaagaataatataaattaattttggtaaattggttctaatatttattgtatgcagcttatacatataacttaagatattataaatttgagaaTATATCCATCATGATCTTAAGTATAGACtactatagtaaaaaaaaaaatagtcaaagtTCCATTGATCCGGGCGAGGGGCGGCTGGGTGGCTAGTAACGGCAGTGCGTGGCAGGTGTACGTGCACCAAGGGCGCTGCGAGCACCCGCTGTCGGTGTCGCGCGTGCGCGTGCTGCGCGCGGACGAGTGCCGCGCGCGCTGGCCGGCGCACGGCGCGCTGTCGCACAACCAGACCGTGTACTGCGCCACGTGCGCGGAGTTCGGCGCGCGCTGGATCGTGACGGGCTGCGAGCGCGTGCCCTTCGACCCCGCCTTCTTCTGCGACACGTGCCTCAAGCTCTACCTCTACCGGGACGGCAAGAAGATCTGCTCCTTCCGCGCCTACTCCTACCGCGGCAACGAGCTCAACCTCCTCAAGCCGCCCGGCTGAGTGCGTGCCGTGGCGTCTGCTGTCATACTTATCTTACGCTGACTAGTTTTGttaaaactcattttttttttttagcattagcagcccgtaaatgtcccactgctgggataaaggcctcctctcccattgaggagaaggtttggagcatattccaccacgctgctccaatgcgggttggcggaatacacatgtggcagaatttcgttgaaattagacacatgcaggtttcctcacgatgttttccttcaccgccgagcacgagatgaattataaacgcaaattaagcacatgaaatttcagtggtgcctgcctgggtttgaacccgaaatcatcggttaagatgcacgcgttctagccactgggccatctcggctcttctcaAAACTCATTCGAGTGACCTTATCGGATATGTAGTTACGATTTTTTAGCACTGATCAGAACTATAATTTCTATCTATGTGTCTTCAGAGACCTAACGTGAATACGTAGATCAGTTTGCAGTATTTCATTGTTTCTTTAGTAATCTTGATAAGATCGTCTATTTACATTCGGCTCGTTGCCATGTAAGTTTATTGTAATAGTTAATAAgctaatgtaaataaagtacGACGTGTATATTACACTTGAAAATTAGAATAATTGTTAACACTAAAAATAAGAGGATTTTTTATTCTgtgatatgaaataaatagttaaacattattaagcgattgattagtttttatttttcaaaaatggcTATAATTTATTGTCCTACAAATTGATAGGCTTAAACGCAAATTGCACcgatttaagaaaattttaaatatcctaATTGGGTGACTATTTCTCTTTATCAGATCTTAAAAGtagaaaaaagattttttttctgacTTCATGTAGCACTAGTATGATCATTTAGATGAGAGGCATTTATGCATcatagaaatcaataaaaaaatactaagtttttGAATACAGTGCTtagttgtaagtttttttttctgcaaatatataaaaaaactttttacatgTCATACCATAGTCTAATGTGTTTTTTTCTGTCTGCTTATTAGTAAACACAGCGAAAAAGTAGTCTCAGGCACACTAAGCACGACCGTCACTCACACATACTTTTATAGCTCATTTATCAATATCGAAAGTTGCGTGGAGATTGCCCTGGTCGTTggattctattttttttttgttgttgaaaatcactttattttcaatttctttttatattcaaattaaaataaaaaaaaatttaaactcaactaaaaaaaagtatttatatacaatattttgagTTCATTTTGTTGACCGTGGAACTGTACTATAGTGTAAAATTTCAACTCCATTTGATTAGAAGCAGTGATTCTAATTCAACCTACAAGATTTGACCAAAAAAGCATTGCAAGGTGAACTAAAGCTtgtaacaaaactaaaaatcttatattgttATAGTCGATTtttgttgattaaataaaaaaatcaaattagtgTTGCTTATGTCGTAAACAACCtttcaaattaacttaaaaaagcATAATTATGCTTctgattgttattttaataaacgtttttaaCAATgctaaatctataaaatttagtaacacTTAGATGTGCAGATCCATAGCTACGCCTATGTTACGTAAGGAGATGGTAAGAAGTTAAATCGGTAAAAAACTGGTCGATAGTTCAAGTTACGCTGGTTAAGCATCCACTAAATGAACTGATCGATGACGAGAGGGCTTGATCAATTGCAGTGCATGAAGAACCGACACGCAAACTTATGCTAGACTCAATAAatagagtatttatttaaggtgttatttaaaatttctgtgAACAAGTGAAATTTCTTACAGAATTTCGAATTCGAGAAGCACAAAgtatttattgacaaaattgaaaaagaaaaatcttgcATATCCAATTTAGGATTCATACGGCCCCTGGAGTTTAGTTCTACACTACAGGCTAACTACTACTTACTACATTAATGTATTGGGTATCTTgtataatttctattaatttgtctttataaattttagatctTCCTGtcagtaataataattcaacgACTCAGACTAAACAATAACATTGTGCGTTTTTTGTAACTAACTGCTACGGTTGATTTTATAGCAGAGTGGATTATGGTTTGTTATTGTTAGTAAATAGATGATGTCACAGGACGGAACAGATGCATCGCGTGTGACTTCTGATTGTACAGGATAAACGTTTGTGAATGTAACTGATATGTAGTTGCTACTctacttgtattattataattacgacaaaattaaaggaaaatatatgtTGGATTGTGTTCATAGCGAACAATTAGGATTAAAGCGTAACACGTAGCTCACTGTTAGCATCACC carries:
- the LOC125067659 gene encoding snRNA-activating protein complex subunit 3, producing the protein MDSQTRDICEHQSVSNDAALLQLKDNSVDNIKDKSNELEPITSSSTNEILSNPENTQNSNLNTTIDPEPYKNCHLKLYAEDKGPKWYPVRGKIVTPPVITKNLPEAFKFMPIFGAPKSRLELQDFQNAKVREYVGCDLGDEEFNKLASYCSPMHLKTGAELVMPTTYPTQGPLPDKNVDNLDLDGAGENLCIVKKLKLRIEKDVNNHYTRKLKYRGVRVIPPSLDDDYKIPLTPLEPGKDLVFHIRVYRPFYCNGRYRNNTRHSIFSNELVLLGRHKLSVLRDHIVCANDVGMRVDVSENPDDLPTTSAKEVFPSGFLFINNVFYVDTRKGCVDYSKPIREWAAKRGLGEFPHKDMTEVTLDQIVIRLGHPDVYVHQGRCEHPLSVSRVRVLRADECRARWPAHGALSHNQTVYCATCAEFGARWIVTGCERVPFDPAFFCDTCLKLYLYRDGKKICSFRAYSYRGNELNLLKPPG